A window of the Pecten maximus chromosome 19, xPecMax1.1, whole genome shotgun sequence genome harbors these coding sequences:
- the LOC117318143 gene encoding vacuolar protein-sorting-associated protein 25-like, which yields MADIDWPWQYQFPPFFTIQPNLETRKKQIEAWCSFVLSYTRQQKTYSIDVTESQNSPLFNNKAINRKLSMDGILTVLEELRKTGHLEWTDNKTRKQCLVMWRTPEEWGKLIHSWICSRSMNNTVCTLYELTEGEDSEGTDFHGLENWLLIRALKSLENQQLAELMSFDGSDGVKFF from the exons GATCCAGCCTAACCTGGAAACTAGGAAGAAACAAATTGAAGCTTGGTGTTCCTTTGTCTTATCATACACACGCCAGCAGAAAACCTACAGCATCGATGTTACAGAGTCGCAGAACTCACCACTCTTTAACAATAAAGCCATCAACC GCAAGTTATCTATGGATGGTATCCTTACTGTACTGGAGGAACTGAGGAAAACTG GACACCTGGAGTGGACTGACAACAAGACAAGGAAGCAATGCCTTGTGATGTGGAGAACACCAGAGGAATGGGGAAAACTTATTCACAGCTGG atttgtaGCCGCAGTATGAACAATACagtgtgtacactgtatgagCTGACGGAAGGAGAGGACTCTGAAGGAACTG ATTTTCATGGATTAGAGAACTGGTTGCTTATACGTGCCCTCAAATCACTGGAAAATCAACAGCTTGCTGAACTCATGTCCTTTGATGGAAGTGATGGTGTCAAGTTCTTCTGA